A stretch of the Lactuca sativa cultivar Salinas chromosome 9, Lsat_Salinas_v11, whole genome shotgun sequence genome encodes the following:
- the LOC111902317 gene encoding protein FAR1-RELATED SEQUENCE 5-like — translation MKTSNEVDVTSKQCVDVLSEQRKHNRGREFYGLIKHLQDKALMDNDQYYVVDLCSDGHPKNIFWADGRSRDDFTKFGDVVFDVTYMINKFKMLFAPFTVVNHHGQSILFGGALLENEKEETFVWLFEHFLKCMFSKYPNSIITYQDKAMGNAIKKVFPNVQHRFCAWHIKKHELEHLRPYVSRYSDFQESYKEWVMSDTIEEFETRWEVIRDKYKLENNCWITDMYNQRIHWAKAFLKDIFLAGMTISGRSESINSFFDDFVNLSTMLNDFLIQYDKAVSSRRAAKEDEDFKTMNSRPILSSIHPIEAKAGECYTRKVFEIFKKEWIEATSNLTYEALSKSTEEIQY, via the coding sequence ATGAAAACCTCAAATGAAGTTGATGTAACTTCAAAACAATGCGTTGATGTATTATCTGAGCAACGAAAACACAACAGAGGAAGGGAGTTCTATGGACTAATTAAACATCTACAAGATAAAGCATTGATGGATAATGATCAGTATTATGTTGTGGATTTGTGCAGTGACGGGCatcctaaaaatattttttgggcgGATGGAAGATCAAGAGACGATTTTACTAAATTTGGagatgttgtgtttgatgtcactTATATGATAAATAAATTCAAGATGCTTTTTGCTCCATTTACTGTGGTGAACCATCATGGGCAGTCTATACTTTTTGGTGGAGCGTTGCTAGAAAATGAAAAGGAAGAAACTTTTGTATGGTTGTTTGAGCATTTCCTAAAATGTATGTTTAGCAAGTATCCAAATTCTATTATTACTTATCAAGACAAAGCTATGGGTAATGCAATAAAAAAAGTGTTTCCAAACGTTCAACATCGCTTTTGTGCATGGCATATAAAAAAGCATGAATTGGAGCACCTCCGACCATACGTTTCCCGTTATAGtgattttcaagaatcatataaagaaTGGGTAATGAGTGACACAATTGAAGAATTTGAAACGAGGTGGGAAGTTATACGTGATAAGTATAAACTCGAAAACAATTGTTGGATAACTGATATGTATAACCAACGAATACATTGGGCTAAAGCTTTTTTAAAGGATATTTTCTTGGCCGGTATGACAATAAGTGGACGAAGTGAGAGTATTAATTCATTTTTTGATGATTTTGTTAACTTGAGTACCATGTTGAATGATTTTTTAATACAATATGACAAAGCAGTTTCGTCACGAAGGGCCGccaaagaagatgaagatttcaAAACTATGAACTCGAGGCCGATTCTTTCCTCAATACATCCAATTGAAGCAAAAGCAGGCGAGTGTTATACTCGAAAGGTTTTTGAGATTTtcaaaaaagaatggatagaagcTACTAGCAATTTAACGTATGAGGCTCTAAGCAAAAGTACAGAAGAAATCCAATATTGA